A part of Rickettsia canadensis str. McKiel genomic DNA contains:
- the clpB gene encoding ATP-dependent chaperone ClpB yields MNIDKFTAHAKLVIASSQSLAAKNDHQQILSLHLLSSLLSEETGIIRSIINNVGSDLNIIHTQVKTELNKIPQVQVAGGGQVYSSAEALKALEKASSLAKDSGDSFVTIERILEALTYDNTIAGKILTNNGVSSKKVAASILQMRKGKKADTASAENSYDALKKYGRDVTELAERCTLDPIIGRDEEIRRTVQVLSRRMKNNPVLIGEPGVGKTAIIEGLAQRIFSKDVPESLMNCRIIELDMGALIAGAKYRGEFEERLKAVLSEIKESSGEIILFIDELHLLVGTGKTDGAMDASNLLKPMLARGELHCIGATTLDEYRKYIEKDAALARRFQPVYVSEPTVEDTISILRGIKEKYELHHAVQISDSAIVAAAMLSNRYITDRYLPDKAIDLIDEACSRMKIELSSKPEELDELDRRIIQIKIELAALKKENEDHSKKKITHLTEELKKLESKSYDMNAKWQAEKSKLQQAQKLKEELERARIDLERAERDANLAKASELKYGIIPEIMKKIQEAESMDHKGLLKEIVSDSDIASIISRITGIPIDTMLSSERERLLVMEQKLRESVIGQDKAIKSVSDAVRRSRAGIQDINRPLGSFLFLGPTGVGKTELTKALAAFLFDDRNAILRVDMSEYMEKHTISRLIGAPPGYIGYDQGGVLTEAVRRRPYQVILFDEVEKAHTDIFNIMLQILDEGRLTDSQGITVDFKNTIIVLTSNLGAEILVNQKEGEDSDKVKDEVMEYVRAVFKPEFLNRLDEIILFHRLSRNNIHDIVKIQLESLKKILLAQNITLEFDESALNYLAEKGYDPSFGARPLKRLIQREIQNNLAKLILAGAISSGKTVKISREKEELRIKLVN; encoded by the coding sequence ATGAACATTGATAAATTTACTGCACATGCTAAATTAGTGATAGCTAGTAGTCAATCGCTTGCTGCTAAAAACGATCATCAGCAAATATTATCTTTACATTTATTATCTAGTCTTTTAAGTGAAGAAACAGGCATTATCAGGAGTATTATTAATAATGTCGGTAGTGATTTAAATATAATACACACTCAAGTCAAAACAGAGCTAAATAAAATACCGCAAGTACAAGTTGCAGGCGGAGGACAAGTTTATTCTTCTGCTGAAGCTCTTAAAGCTTTAGAAAAAGCAAGCAGCCTTGCTAAAGATAGTGGTGATAGTTTTGTAACCATAGAGCGTATACTTGAAGCATTAACTTATGATAATACGATAGCCGGTAAAATTTTAACGAATAACGGAGTTAGTAGTAAAAAAGTAGCAGCTAGTATTTTGCAGATGCGCAAAGGTAAAAAAGCTGATACCGCATCGGCAGAGAATAGCTATGATGCTCTAAAAAAATACGGCAGAGATGTAACAGAGCTTGCAGAAAGGTGCACGCTTGATCCAATAATCGGGCGTGATGAAGAAATAAGAAGAACCGTGCAGGTACTATCACGACGTATGAAAAATAATCCTGTATTGATTGGTGAGCCTGGAGTTGGTAAAACTGCTATAATTGAAGGTTTAGCTCAAAGAATTTTTAGCAAAGATGTACCTGAATCGCTTATGAACTGCCGTATTATTGAGCTTGATATGGGAGCATTAATAGCAGGAGCTAAATATCGAGGCGAATTTGAGGAGCGTCTTAAAGCAGTACTTAGTGAAATCAAAGAATCAAGCGGTGAGATTATTTTATTTATTGATGAATTGCATCTATTAGTCGGTACCGGTAAAACCGACGGTGCTATGGATGCATCAAATTTACTAAAGCCGATGCTTGCTCGTGGTGAGCTACACTGCATCGGTGCTACTACTTTAGATGAATATCGTAAATATATCGAGAAAGATGCGGCACTTGCCCGCCGTTTCCAGCCTGTTTACGTGAGTGAGCCGACGGTTGAGGATACTATATCAATACTTAGAGGAATTAAAGAAAAATATGAGCTACATCATGCCGTGCAAATTTCTGACAGTGCAATAGTTGCAGCAGCTATGCTTTCAAATCGTTATATTACCGATCGTTATTTACCTGATAAAGCTATTGATTTGATTGATGAAGCTTGCAGTCGTATGAAAATAGAATTGTCAAGTAAACCTGAAGAGCTTGATGAATTAGATCGTCGTATTATTCAGATAAAGATTGAGCTTGCAGCACTTAAAAAGGAAAATGAAGATCATTCTAAAAAGAAAATTACCCATTTAACAGAAGAACTCAAAAAGTTAGAATCTAAATCATATGATATGAATGCTAAATGGCAGGCAGAAAAGTCTAAACTACAGCAAGCCCAAAAACTCAAAGAAGAGTTAGAACGAGCAAGAATCGATCTAGAGCGTGCCGAGCGTGATGCTAATCTTGCTAAAGCTAGTGAGCTAAAATACGGAATTATACCTGAGATTATGAAAAAGATTCAGGAAGCTGAAAGTATGGATCATAAAGGGTTGTTAAAAGAAATTGTATCGGACAGTGATATAGCAAGTATTATCTCTCGTATTACCGGAATCCCGATTGATACTATGCTGTCAAGTGAGCGTGAGCGTTTGCTTGTAATGGAGCAGAAATTACGAGAATCAGTTATAGGTCAGGATAAAGCTATTAAAAGTGTTAGTGATGCGGTTAGAAGATCACGTGCAGGTATTCAGGATATTAACCGGCCTCTTGGTTCGTTCTTATTCTTAGGACCTACCGGAGTCGGTAAAACTGAGCTTACCAAAGCCTTAGCCGCTTTTCTTTTTGATGATCGTAATGCAATACTTCGTGTAGATATGTCGGAATATATGGAAAAACATACTATTTCTCGTCTGATAGGAGCTCCTCCGGGCTATATTGGGTATGATCAGGGCGGGGTACTAACAGAAGCAGTAAGACGCCGTCCTTATCAGGTAATATTATTTGATGAAGTGGAAAAAGCACATACTGATATTTTTAATATTATGCTGCAAATACTTGATGAGGGAAGATTAACTGATAGTCAAGGTATAACGGTTGATTTTAAAAATACTATTATAGTTTTAACATCTAATTTAGGTGCAGAAATACTTGTTAACCAAAAAGAAGGTGAAGATAGTGATAAAGTTAAGGATGAGGTTATGGAGTATGTTAGAGCAGTATTTAAACCTGAGTTTTTAAATAGGCTAGATGAGATTATATTATTCCATCGCCTAAGTCGTAACAATATCCACGACATTGTTAAGATACAACTTGAAAGTTTAAAGAAAATTTTACTAGCACAAAATATTACTCTTGAATTTGATGAATCTGCATTAAATTATTTAGCTGAAAAAGGCTATGATCCAAGCTTTGGAGCTAGACCCTTAAAACGCCTTATTCAGCGAGAAATACAAAATAATTTAGCTAAGCTGATTTTAGCAGGCGCAATAAGTAGCGGTAAAACAGTTAAAATAAGTAGAGAAAAAGAAGAGCTAAGGATAAAGCTTGTGAACTAG
- a CDS encoding DUF5424 family protein, which yields MSNNNYENIYKAFNCFSEATNSAYSAVNNFLELPNVFRKYPTIISLIFSKTAKLDSNITNIIKNSVIIYEISTTLIGAVNTFYNDKKLVDKILKDGQNAVNKLIETTNYLSPIVTDITNSYLVDLYKEEKTPLFDLQIPNSTSSDYYKFSGEVINSVEIESY from the coding sequence ATGAGCAATAACAATTATGAAAACATATACAAAGCATTTAATTGTTTTTCAGAAGCAACAAATTCTGCCTATTCAGCTGTAAATAATTTTTTAGAATTACCTAATGTATTTAGGAAATATCCTACTATTATTTCTTTAATTTTTTCTAAAACAGCAAAATTAGATTCTAATATAACCAATATAATTAAAAACAGTGTTATTATATATGAGATATCAACAACCTTAATAGGTGCCGTCAATACTTTTTATAATGATAAAAAACTAGTCGATAAAATATTAAAAGACGGACAAAATGCTGTTAATAAACTTATTGAAACAACAAACTACTTATCGCCAATAGTTACAGATATTACAAATTCTTACTTAGTTGATCTGTATAAAGAAGAAAAAACACCATTATTTGACTTACAAATTCCTAACTCTACTAGTAGTGATTATTATAAATTTTCAGGAGAAGTAATAAATTCAGTTGAAATTGAAAGTTATTAA
- the tsaD gene encoding tRNA (adenosine(37)-N6)-threonylcarbamoyltransferase complex transferase subunit TsaD, with the protein MTKILGIESSCDDTAVSIITENREILSNIIISQNTEHAVFGGVVPEIAARSHLSNLDKALKSVLKESDTKLTEISAIAATSGPGLIGGVIVGSMFARSLSSALKKPFIAINHLEGHALTARLTDNIPYPYLLLLASGGHCQFVAILGLRKYKILGSTIDDAVGEAFDKVAKMLNLGFPGGSEIETRAKFGNSHKYKFPKPIINSGNCNMSFSGLKTAVRTLIMSLKEINDTVVNDIAASFQFTIGEILSSKLQDAIRAYEQMINNCDKKNIVIAGGVAANKYLQEILSSGAKTYGYQLIYPPIHLCTDNAAMIAYAGLERYNNKLFTPLNFCPKARWNLEEI; encoded by the coding sequence ATGACAAAAATTTTAGGTATAGAATCAAGCTGTGATGATACAGCTGTTTCTATAATCACCGAAAACCGAGAAATCTTATCTAATATAATCATTTCACAAAATACAGAACATGCAGTTTTTGGAGGGGTAGTACCTGAGATTGCTGCACGTTCTCATTTATCGAATCTAGATAAAGCATTAAAAAGTGTTTTAAAAGAAAGTGATACTAAATTAACAGAAATTAGCGCAATTGCTGCGACTTCCGGTCCCGGTTTAATCGGCGGTGTTATAGTGGGTTCAATGTTTGCAAGATCGCTAAGCAGTGCTTTAAAAAAACCATTTATTGCAATTAATCATTTAGAAGGTCATGCCTTAACCGCAAGATTAACCGATAATATCCCTTATCCTTATTTACTCTTGCTAGCTTCAGGTGGACATTGCCAATTTGTAGCAATCTTAGGACTTAGAAAATATAAAATACTAGGATCTACTATAGATGATGCCGTAGGCGAAGCCTTTGACAAAGTAGCAAAAATGTTAAATTTAGGTTTTCCTGGAGGATCTGAAATTGAGACAAGAGCAAAATTTGGTAATTCTCATAAATATAAATTTCCAAAACCTATAATTAACAGCGGCAATTGCAATATGTCCTTTTCAGGACTTAAAACTGCCGTACGTACTTTAATAATGAGTCTAAAGGAAATTAATGATACTGTAGTTAATGATATAGCAGCAAGTTTTCAGTTCACAATAGGAGAAATTCTAAGTAGTAAGTTACAGGACGCTATTAGAGCATATGAACAAATGATCAATAATTGTGATAAGAAAAATATAGTAATTGCTGGCGGTGTTGCTGCTAATAAATATTTACAAGAAATATTAAGTAGTGGTGCTAAAACATATGGTTATCAGCTTATTTATCCACCTATCCACTTATGCACTGATAATGCCGCAATGATTGCATATGCAGGACTTGAGCGTTATAATAATAAGTTATTTACTCCTTTGAATTTCTGTCCAAAAGCTAGGTGGAACTTGGAAGAAATATAG
- a CDS encoding fatty acid desaturase gives MLSKLNKPALFSLIFYPIFIISLIVKYLFDYGIGLAEVIFIVASYYINNITVGIGLHRLWSHNSYKINKYAEFILVMLSAGTLQGPALSWASNHYKHHAFTDKDQDPHTPLKFDNKFLGFMWSHIGWMLVGNGSYKSIDRITWTKHGKNNLLKWQLKYYWQIAAFMNIVVPLFIGYLVGGTMQSAYAGFLFMGLGRFLQQQATFCVNSLCHFIGSKKYYKGTAGDIWWMSLFLLGENWHNYHHAFPSDYRNGAKWYHFDVHKWIIFLMSKVGLASELERTTKVRIQAKMQETLSYLSEKQKQKLSLMQTKIDQLLENLCLKIKELEESSITIKAQFKKSFVEIQESLKNLAEQISSATQITEKSSEKLLKIVNKKIIDAEQSIYKLYNQLNTFKVSN, from the coding sequence ATGTTAAGTAAACTAAATAAGCCTGCTTTATTTTCTTTAATATTTTATCCTATTTTTATTATATCTCTTATAGTTAAATATTTGTTTGATTATGGAATAGGATTAGCTGAAGTTATTTTTATAGTTGCTAGCTATTATATTAATAATATTACTGTTGGGATCGGTTTACATAGGCTATGGTCTCATAATTCTTATAAAATAAATAAATATGCCGAGTTTATTTTAGTTATGCTGTCTGCAGGAACATTACAAGGACCGGCTTTATCTTGGGCATCGAATCATTATAAACATCATGCTTTTACAGATAAAGATCAAGACCCGCATACTCCTTTAAAATTTGACAATAAATTTTTAGGTTTTATGTGGTCTCATATAGGATGGATGTTGGTTGGAAACGGTAGCTATAAATCTATTGATCGCATTACTTGGACTAAGCACGGGAAGAACAATTTATTAAAATGGCAGCTAAAATATTATTGGCAAATAGCAGCTTTTATGAATATTGTCGTACCTTTATTTATCGGTTATTTAGTCGGCGGTACTATGCAATCAGCATATGCAGGATTTTTATTTATGGGACTCGGTAGATTCCTGCAACAACAAGCAACATTCTGCGTCAATTCTTTATGCCACTTTATCGGTAGTAAAAAATATTATAAAGGCACTGCCGGAGATATTTGGTGGATGTCATTATTCTTACTCGGTGAAAATTGGCACAATTACCATCATGCTTTTCCTTCAGATTATCGTAACGGTGCAAAATGGTATCATTTTGACGTTCACAAATGGATAATATTTTTAATGAGTAAAGTCGGTTTAGCTTCAGAACTCGAACGTACTACAAAAGTACGGATACAGGCAAAAATGCAAGAAACTTTAAGTTATCTTAGTGAAAAACAAAAGCAAAAATTGAGCTTAATGCAAACTAAAATAGATCAGCTTCTAGAAAATTTATGCTTAAAAATTAAAGAGCTTGAAGAATCATCTATTACAATTAAAGCACAATTTAAAAAATCTTTTGTAGAAATACAAGAATCGCTTAAAAATTTAGCGGAGCAAATAAGTTCTGCAACACAAATAACAGAAAAATCTTCAGAAAAATTACTAAAAATAGTTAATAAAAAAATTATTGATGCTGAACAATCTATTTATAAGCTGTATAATCAATTAAATACCTTCAAGGTATCTAATTAA
- the rpsF gene encoding 30S ribosomal protein S6, with product MSFYESVFIIRQDISLNDIDKIVDDFAKIIKDNNGTIIKKEYWGLRTLAYKIGSNKKGHYYFLGLDITPNVKEEIERKMKLNENIIRFLTIKADAISSEPSPMLKNQSTENNLVIDVTINN from the coding sequence ATGAGCTTTTATGAATCAGTTTTTATTATACGCCAAGACATATCATTAAACGATATAGATAAAATCGTTGATGATTTTGCTAAAATTATTAAAGATAATAATGGTACTATCATAAAAAAAGAATATTGGGGGTTAAGAACCTTAGCTTACAAAATCGGTAGTAACAAGAAAGGACATTATTATTTTTTAGGTCTAGACATTACTCCGAATGTAAAAGAAGAAATAGAAAGAAAAATGAAACTTAACGAAAATATCATTAGATTTCTTACAATTAAAGCAGATGCAATTAGTAGTGAACCTTCACCAATGTTAAAAAATCAGAGTACAGAGAATAATCTGGTAATTGACGTAACGATTAATAATTAA
- the rpsR gene encoding 30S ribosomal protein S18 produces the protein MLKSNNTSEATTRKVGDKTAKKVFFRRRKGCPLSVPNAPVIDYKNPELLIKFVSEGGRMLPSRITNVCAKKQRKLNNAIKIARILALLPFVFQAK, from the coding sequence ATGTTAAAAAGTAATAATACTAGTGAAGCAACTACTCGCAAAGTAGGAGATAAAACTGCTAAAAAGGTATTTTTTAGAAGACGTAAAGGATGCCCTCTTTCTGTGCCTAATGCACCTGTTATTGATTATAAAAATCCTGAACTTTTAATAAAGTTTGTCTCTGAAGGTGGTAGAATGCTACCAAGCAGGATCACAAATGTTTGTGCAAAGAAACAAAGAAAGCTAAATAATGCTATTAAAATTGCGAGAATTTTAGCGTTATTACCTTTTGTATTTCAAGCTAAATAA
- the rplI gene encoding 50S ribosomal protein L9 gives MEIILIKPVRKLGKIGDILKVADGFGRNYLLPQKLAIRATEPNKELIVKQKHEFEAKDKQIREEVEKINALIKEQKLVFIRQTSDDGKLFGSITNKEIADKLSENVSYNIFHSNIILDKKIKSTGIYTVEIRLHAELNAIVTVIVARSESEVQDYLREQKNESLETLAESA, from the coding sequence ATGGAAATTATATTAATAAAACCTGTAAGAAAATTAGGTAAAATTGGTGATATACTCAAAGTAGCAGACGGGTTTGGTCGTAATTATCTTTTACCGCAAAAATTAGCTATTAGAGCTACTGAGCCTAATAAAGAGCTAATAGTTAAACAAAAACACGAATTTGAAGCAAAAGATAAGCAAATAAGAGAAGAAGTAGAAAAAATCAATGCTCTTATTAAAGAGCAAAAATTAGTGTTTATCCGTCAAACATCAGATGATGGTAAACTTTTCGGTTCAATTACTAATAAAGAAATAGCCGATAAATTATCTGAAAATGTATCTTATAATATTTTTCATTCAAATATTATTCTTGATAAAAAAATTAAATCTACCGGAATTTATACGGTTGAAATAAGACTCCATGCAGAGCTTAATGCTATAGTTACAGTTATTGTTGCAAGATCAGAATCAGAAGTACAAGATTATTTACGTGAACAAAAGAATGAAAGTTTAGAAACATTAGCTGAATCAGCATAA
- the tilS gene encoding tRNA lysidine(34) synthetase TilS yields the protein MASIYEKFEYNINNLIGDFALSRIAVAVSGGSDSVALLYLTNVWAKKNNIELFVISVDHNLREQSKQETHYIQNISNSLNRKHYNLSFDHQNNFSNLQERAREGRYNLMTNLCLELDILALLTAHHEDDYVENFCLRLERNSGIFGLSSSNINWHNNIQIIRPLYNIPKSELVEYLVNHNIKWFEDESNLSDKYKRNLVRQKLAKEEDYIKADIILQQLKINNLLDDKFKPELISAIAEAVKIFEYGFAFLDLVKFDKFSNEVKVQLINFLLIIISGQSRVARFYSVSPILELITQDINFKNTLHGCVIKRIQNELLIYREFGKKLPKSQILLDKSIIWDSRFHIIKNQETPNCFVTHLSLEDYKTIKKQLDLEPLKNLSCKNHNAILFTLPVVKILEKVIAIPHISYYDHDMRNFGVSFAPNFVSRFTHFC from the coding sequence ATGGCGAGTATATATGAAAAATTTGAGTATAATATCAATAATCTAATAGGTGATTTTGCTTTATCTAGAATAGCGGTTGCAGTCTCCGGTGGAAGTGATTCGGTAGCACTTCTTTATCTTACTAATGTTTGGGCAAAAAAAAATAATATAGAATTATTTGTTATATCGGTTGATCATAACTTACGGGAACAGTCGAAGCAAGAGACCCATTATATCCAAAATATCAGTAACAGCCTAAATCGCAAGCATTATAATTTATCTTTTGATCATCAAAATAATTTTTCCAATTTACAAGAAAGAGCAAGAGAAGGACGCTATAATTTAATGACAAATTTATGCCTGGAACTTGATATATTAGCACTTCTAACTGCTCACCATGAGGATGATTACGTAGAAAATTTTTGTTTGAGGTTAGAACGTAATAGTGGTATATTTGGTCTTAGTAGCAGCAATATAAATTGGCATAATAATATACAAATAATTAGACCTCTATATAATATTCCAAAAAGTGAATTAGTAGAATATTTAGTCAACCATAATATAAAATGGTTTGAAGATGAATCGAATTTATCAGATAAATATAAGCGGAATCTTGTTAGACAAAAATTAGCTAAAGAAGAAGATTATATTAAAGCCGATATAATCTTGCAACAGCTTAAAATTAATAATCTACTGGATGATAAATTTAAACCGGAGTTGATATCAGCGATAGCTGAAGCAGTCAAGATTTTTGAATATGGTTTTGCTTTTCTTGATTTGGTAAAATTTGATAAGTTTTCAAATGAGGTAAAAGTACAACTAATTAATTTTTTACTGATAATAATTAGTGGACAATCTAGAGTAGCGCGTTTTTATTCAGTATCTCCTATTTTGGAGCTAATTACTCAAGACATAAACTTTAAGAATACACTTCATGGTTGTGTAATTAAGCGTATACAAAACGAGTTACTTATATACAGGGAATTCGGTAAAAAATTACCTAAGAGTCAAATATTACTAGATAAATCCATTATTTGGGATAGTAGATTTCATATTATAAAAAATCAAGAAACTCCAAATTGTTTTGTAACTCATTTATCGTTAGAAGATTATAAAACGATAAAGAAGCAATTAGATTTAGAACCTTTGAAAAATCTATCCTGCAAAAACCACAATGCAATTTTATTTACCTTACCTGTCGTTAAAATACTTGAAAAAGTTATAGCAATACCACATATATCATATTATGATCATGACATGAGGAATTTTGGAGTCTCTTTTGCTCCGAATTTTGTATCTCGTTTTACACATTTTTGCTGA
- the ftsH gene encoding ATP-dependent zinc metalloprotease FtsH — MNNQGRSILVWAVLFVFVILLFNVFQSDGLLGGRNNITFSDFLTRVDEKTVNSVKIQGRVIEGTSNDGSTFSTYSPDYPDLVNRLTSNDVNIEVVPLETRMNTFLGFLISWFPMLLLIGVWVFFMRQMHGGGKVLGFGKSKARLLLSDKGPKITFKDVAGIDEAKEELTEIVDFLRDPSKFQKLGGKIPKGCLLIGPPGTGKTLLAKAIAGEANVPFFSISGSDFVEMFVGVGASRVRDMFEQGKRNAPCIIFIDEIDAVGRHRGIGMGGGNDEREQTLNQMLVEMDGFEANEGVVIIAATNRPDVLDRALLRPGRFDRQIAVANPDINGREQILKVHLKKIKYNNTVLARIIARGTPGFSGAELANLVNEAALIAARLGKKEVDMHDMEEAKDKVLMGVVRRSIAMSEKEKRLTAYHEGGHALVGLYCPAASPIHKATIIPRGNALGMVQRLPETDEYSQNREQMESSIAVYMAGRVAEEIIFGRNKVTSGASSDIKGATNIARAMVTKAGLSDLIGPIFHGSSSDDMYGRQSNNETSEATAELIDTEVKRIIMQGYEFAKDILTKHIDQLHTLANALIEYETLSGQQIKNLLSGRALDSEEENKFPFNDSSTIKIDKEKSPEKAKTTKAKKEST; from the coding sequence ATGAATAATCAAGGTAGAAGTATTTTAGTTTGGGCAGTACTTTTCGTTTTTGTAATATTACTTTTTAATGTTTTCCAATCTGATGGTTTACTTGGTGGAAGAAATAATATAACTTTCTCGGATTTTTTAACACGAGTTGATGAAAAGACTGTTAATTCGGTCAAAATTCAAGGTAGAGTAATTGAAGGCACTTCAAATGACGGTTCTACTTTTAGCACTTATTCTCCTGATTATCCTGATTTAGTAAATCGTCTTACTAGCAATGATGTTAATATTGAAGTCGTGCCTCTTGAAACAAGAATGAATACCTTTTTAGGTTTCTTAATTTCTTGGTTTCCTATGCTTTTATTGATAGGTGTTTGGGTTTTTTTTATGCGTCAAATGCATGGTGGTGGGAAAGTCCTGGGATTTGGAAAATCTAAAGCTAGATTATTGTTATCAGATAAAGGACCTAAAATTACCTTTAAAGATGTGGCAGGTATCGATGAAGCAAAAGAAGAATTAACTGAAATAGTAGATTTTTTAAGAGATCCAAGTAAGTTCCAAAAACTTGGTGGTAAAATACCGAAAGGCTGCTTGCTTATAGGTCCTCCTGGAACAGGGAAAACACTTCTTGCTAAAGCAATTGCAGGTGAAGCGAATGTCCCGTTTTTTAGCATATCCGGTTCTGATTTTGTTGAAATGTTTGTAGGTGTCGGTGCAAGCCGTGTGCGTGATATGTTTGAGCAAGGTAAACGCAATGCTCCATGTATTATCTTTATCGATGAGATTGATGCCGTAGGTCGCCATAGAGGTATCGGTATGGGTGGCGGTAATGACGAGCGTGAGCAAACCTTAAACCAAATGTTAGTTGAAATGGATGGATTTGAAGCAAATGAGGGAGTTGTGATCATTGCAGCTACGAACCGCCCTGATGTTCTTGATCGTGCCTTACTACGTCCTGGTAGGTTTGATCGTCAAATTGCCGTTGCAAATCCTGATATCAACGGTCGTGAGCAAATTCTAAAAGTACATTTAAAGAAAATTAAATATAATAATACGGTACTAGCACGAATTATTGCTCGTGGTACCCCAGGTTTTTCCGGTGCTGAACTTGCTAATTTAGTTAATGAAGCTGCTCTTATTGCTGCAAGGCTTGGTAAGAAAGAAGTAGATATGCATGACATGGAAGAGGCAAAAGATAAAGTGCTGATGGGAGTTGTACGTCGTTCTATTGCAATGTCGGAGAAAGAAAAAAGGTTGACTGCGTATCATGAGGGAGGACATGCATTAGTCGGACTTTATTGCCCTGCAGCATCACCTATTCATAAAGCTACAATTATACCACGTGGTAATGCTCTTGGGATGGTGCAAAGACTTCCTGAAACTGATGAATATTCTCAGAATCGTGAACAAATGGAATCATCTATAGCAGTTTATATGGCAGGAAGAGTAGCGGAAGAAATTATTTTCGGTAGAAATAAAGTTACCTCAGGAGCTTCATCGGATATAAAAGGTGCGACCAATATTGCAAGAGCGATGGTTACAAAAGCAGGTTTAAGTGATTTAATAGGACCAATATTTCATGGTTCAAGCAGTGATGATATGTATGGCAGACAATCTAATAATGAAACGTCGGAAGCTACTGCAGAGTTAATTGATACCGAAGTTAAAAGAATTATTATGCAAGGATATGAATTTGCAAAAGATATTTTAACAAAGCATATAGATCAGCTCCATACGCTAGCTAATGCTTTAATTGAATATGAGACATTATCCGGTCAGCAAATTAAAAATTTACTTAGCGGTAGAGCTTTAGATTCAGAAGAGGAAAATAAGTTTCCTTTTAATGATTCATCTACTATAAAAATAGATAAAGAAAAATCACCTGAAAAAGCAAAAACAACGAAAGCTAAAAAAGAGAGTACTTAA
- a CDS encoding succinate dehydrogenase iron-sulfur subunit, producing the protein MAELRLPPNSVVEKGREHKENEEMLRPRKIKIYRYNPDLDENPTIDSFEIDLSKTGPMVLDALIKIKNEIDSTLTFRRSCREGICGSCAMNIDGTNTLACIKPIEDISGDIKIYPLPHMKVVKDLVPDMSHFYAQYESIEPWLKTDSPAPSNSERLQSIKDRENLDGLYECILCACCSTSCPSYWWNGDKYLGPAILLQAYRWIVDSRDDHTGERLEALEDPFKLYRCHTIMNCTKTCPKSLNPAKAIGEIKSLITERRGM; encoded by the coding sequence ATGGCAGAGTTAAGATTGCCGCCAAATTCAGTAGTAGAAAAGGGTAGAGAGCATAAAGAAAACGAGGAAATGCTAAGACCTCGTAAAATAAAGATTTATAGATATAATCCTGACCTTGATGAGAATCCTACTATCGATAGTTTTGAGATAGATTTAAGTAAAACCGGACCAATGGTTTTAGATGCTTTAATTAAAATCAAAAATGAAATCGATTCGACTCTAACATTTAGACGTTCTTGTCGAGAAGGAATTTGCGGTAGTTGTGCAATGAATATTGATGGCACAAATACTTTAGCATGCATAAAACCAATAGAAGATATATCAGGCGATATTAAAATCTACCCACTTCCTCATATGAAAGTAGTGAAAGACTTAGTACCCGATATGTCACATTTTTACGCACAATATGAATCGATAGAACCTTGGCTTAAAACCGATAGCCCTGCTCCTTCAAACTCTGAAAGGTTACAGTCAATTAAGGACCGAGAAAATCTGGATGGTTTATATGAGTGCATATTATGTGCTTGTTGTTCTACTTCCTGTCCTAGCTATTGGTGGAACGGTGATAAATATTTAGGCCCTGCAATTTTATTGCAGGCTTATCGATGGATTGTCGATTCACGTGATGATCATACCGGCGAACGTCTTGAAGCTTTAGAAGACCCGTTCAAGCTTTATCGTTGTCATACAATTATGAACTGTACTAAAACCTGTCCTAAAAGCTTAAACCCTGCTAAAGCTATCGGTGAAATAAAAAGTTTAATTACAGAACGTCGTGGGATGTGA